A stretch of bacterium DNA encodes these proteins:
- a CDS encoding DEAD/DEAH box helicase family protein: MLFRFDANQEYQLQAIAAVVDLFEGQMRVEKDLSFELGATFPAVPNRLELDEAAVLANLQKVQVVNGLKPDERLELIEESIEAVSGPKQARFGNFSVEMETGTGKTYVYIRTALELYHRYGMRKFVVVVPSVAIREGVLKTFEVTRTHLRDLYQNVPYRFSVYDSASLAQVRQFAVSDSVEFMVMTIDSFNKTSNVIRQSRDQLSGEVPLHMIQAARPILILDEPQNMESELSVRSLAALDPLFALRYSATHRNPYNLVHRLTPFEAYRQGLVKRIEVAGVEQIDDANLPYLRLEGIRTEKTRLSARIAVQRLMADKSVKEKVLTVRPDDNLKELTGRDDYAGFAVDEITSRYVRFGNGIELKPGESQGADREAIFAAQIEDTIKEHFRKQRRLRDKGIKVLSLFFIDRVDNYQSENGVIRRLFNQTFERLKAEHPDWRDTKVEDVQAAYFAQRRHRGGDIELQDSTSGRSKADEEAYDLIMKDKESLLSFPLPEDSEEARRRKQVSFIFSHSALREGWDNPNVFQICTLNQTASEIKKRQEVGRGVRLAVNQAGERVRDEDVNVLTVVANESYEKYVASLQRETEEEYGKDGLPPKPPNARRRTVAKLRKAHMLKPEFKELWEQIKHKTRYSVGIDTERLISEVVAELDQVVIRRPRIAITKVELKAEKVGQGDEFRSLVTSGAQTLVDLSGRYPLPNLVAKMSELLEGMTPPVRMTRGTLLAVLRRTAQKQAAVDNPHEFATVAVRIIMARLADMLVAGIKYLKDGTWYDMKLFYDDEEVAAWEDNTVPAGESSLYDRVVFESDIERKFAEDLDGMDQVKLYVKLPKWFKVQTPVGEYNPDWAIVWESRDSTGEPTADPRLYLVRETKDPGWPAHARQEEVRKVRCGEAHFKHALGVDYDVVSTANQLPRK; this comes from the coding sequence TCTTCCGCTTCGACGCCAATCAGGAATACCAACTTCAGGCCATAGCCGCGGTGGTTGATCTGTTCGAGGGCCAGATGCGCGTGGAGAAGGACCTGTCGTTCGAGTTGGGTGCGACTTTCCCTGCCGTACCGAACCGGCTGGAGTTGGACGAGGCTGCGGTGCTCGCCAACCTGCAGAAGGTGCAGGTCGTGAACGGGCTGAAGCCGGACGAGCGGCTGGAGTTGATAGAGGAGTCGATTGAGGCCGTGTCCGGGCCGAAGCAGGCTCGGTTCGGGAACTTCTCGGTCGAGATGGAGACCGGCACGGGCAAGACGTACGTTTACATCAGAACAGCGTTGGAGTTGTACCACCGATACGGAATGAGGAAGTTCGTCGTGGTCGTGCCGTCAGTGGCCATCCGCGAGGGCGTGCTCAAGACGTTTGAGGTCACCCGGACGCATTTGCGCGACCTCTATCAGAACGTACCGTACCGATTCAGCGTCTACGACTCGGCCAGCTTGGCACAGGTGCGACAGTTCGCGGTGTCGGACTCGGTCGAGTTCATGGTGATGACCATAGACTCGTTCAACAAGACCTCGAACGTGATTCGGCAGAGCCGGGACCAGTTGAGCGGAGAAGTGCCGCTGCACATGATTCAGGCGGCAAGACCGATTCTCATTCTCGATGAGCCGCAGAACATGGAGAGCGAGTTGAGCGTGCGGTCACTGGCTGCGCTTGACCCGCTGTTTGCCCTGCGCTACAGCGCCACGCACCGGAATCCATACAACCTCGTCCACCGCCTGACGCCTTTCGAGGCGTACCGGCAGGGCCTGGTGAAACGAATCGAGGTGGCGGGCGTCGAGCAGATAGACGACGCCAATCTGCCCTACCTGCGACTTGAGGGCATCCGCACCGAGAAGACCCGGCTGTCGGCCCGCATTGCCGTGCAGAGGCTGATGGCCGACAAGTCGGTCAAGGAGAAGGTCCTCACGGTCCGGCCGGACGACAACCTGAAGGAACTGACGGGCCGGGATGACTATGCCGGGTTCGCAGTCGATGAGATAACGAGCCGGTATGTCCGGTTCGGGAACGGCATTGAGTTGAAGCCGGGCGAGTCGCAAGGCGCGGACCGCGAGGCCATCTTCGCGGCCCAGATCGAGGATACGATTAAGGAGCACTTCCGGAAGCAGCGCCGGCTCCGGGACAAGGGTATTAAGGTGCTTTCGCTATTCTTCATTGACCGCGTGGACAACTACCAGAGCGAGAATGGCGTCATCCGCAGGCTGTTCAACCAGACGTTCGAGCGGCTAAAGGCTGAGCATCCTGACTGGCGCGACACGAAGGTGGAGGACGTGCAGGCTGCGTACTTCGCCCAGCGCCGGCATCGGGGCGGCGACATAGAGTTGCAGGACTCGACGTCGGGCAGGTCCAAGGCGGACGAGGAAGCCTACGACCTGATAATGAAGGACAAGGAGTCGCTGCTGTCGTTCCCGTTGCCAGAGGACAGCGAGGAGGCCAGGCGGCGCAAGCAGGTCAGTTTCATCTTCTCGCATTCGGCCTTGCGCGAGGGCTGGGACAACCCGAACGTGTTCCAGATATGCACGCTCAACCAGACCGCGTCGGAGATCAAGAAGCGACAAGAGGTCGGACGGGGCGTGCGACTGGCGGTGAATCAGGCCGGAGAGCGTGTACGGGATGAGGACGTGAACGTGCTGACGGTCGTGGCGAACGAGAGCTACGAGAAGTACGTGGCGAGCCTGCAGCGCGAGACCGAAGAGGAGTATGGCAAGGATGGCCTTCCGCCCAAGCCGCCGAATGCCCGGCGTCGGACCGTGGCCAAGCTGCGCAAGGCGCACATGCTGAAGCCGGAGTTCAAGGAGCTTTGGGAGCAGATCAAGCACAAGACCCGGTACAGCGTTGGCATTGATACGGAGCGACTTATCTCCGAAGTCGTTGCAGAGCTAGACCAAGTTGTAATTCGCAGGCCGCGGATCGCCATAACCAAGGTAGAACTGAAAGCCGAGAAAGTAGGACAGGGAGACGAGTTCCGATCGCTGGTGACGAGTGGAGCACAGACGCTTGTTGATTTGTCCGGTCGTTATCCGCTGCCCAACCTCGTGGCCAAGATGTCGGAGTTACTGGAGGGGATGACACCACCAGTCAGAATGACGCGAGGGACGTTGCTGGCTGTCCTCCGGCGCACGGCACAGAAGCAGGCGGCGGTAGACAATCCGCACGAGTTCGCCACAGTGGCAGTGCGCATCATCATGGCTAGGTTGGCTGACATGCTGGTCGCCGGCATCAAGTACCTGAAGGACGGCACATGGTACGACATGAAGCTGTTCTACGATGACGAGGAGGTCGCAGCGTGGGAAGACAACACGGTTCCGGCTGGCGAGTCCAGCCTGTATGACCGGGTTGTCTTCGAGTCGGACATCGAGCGCAAGTTCGCAGAAGACCTCGACGGGATGGACCAGGTCAAGCTCTATGTGAAGCTGCCAAAGTGGTTCAAGGTCCAGACGCCGGTTGGCGAGTACAACCCGGACTGGGCCATAGTCTGGGAGTCCCGTGATTCGACAGGAGAGCCTACAGCCGACCCACGGCTGTATCTCGTGCGCGAGACCAAGGACCCCGGTTGGCCCGCGCATGCCAGGCAGGAGGAGGTACGCAAAGTCAGGTGTGGCGAGGCGCACTTCAAGCACGCCTTAGGCGTTGACTATGATGTGGTGTCCACGGCGAACCAACTTCCGCGAAAGTAG
- a CDS encoding amidohydrolase family protein, translated as MTVSILAVVALLGAAGDGATYIRAGNVFDGERFIGSRVIVVEDGRIAAVEESGFVIPAGAETIDATDATVMPGLIDGHCHFMEPPKPYTDNLERYGRGRLEAEAMSAFASSRRHLLLNGVTTIADMGGSLSAYQGLRAALDKGRITGPELYFSGPQITAPGGHPAGTTYRGEHDLIDLATFQTNDTAAVRKKVAAMASEGVDFIAIVYDGEGEKGDSPSEQLTEFAAVQSPFSVRRVPRLKLEVARAAIAEAHRHALRVFARVGSQSEALDMVNAGADGIEQGFETVTESLFVAMAARGVYLTPAFWAGFRRTPSEGVHMQYAIRHASKAGVPLCIGTDFPESHETHCGDDVLAEMRIFEIVGVPRPVVITAATAVNARKLGRENELGRVAPGYRANLVFMRGSVDTGELSANRIERVMLHGQTVVQNGRVCADCESRFRENSLSYLGYPYWDPLLSWMAGGTATDYDFLRTGITAEADFMYSIRNMWFANTVLDLPSPIPRTALRAGMHFDDENRLFYGLGNDTRLDETTEYSNFIFREWASSRMRISGPWKALSYLVFDQTAVRPYPGTDIGATKTRNDTKLIGDDGQHTVTLPGAGQVLPDTLAGHNGGNEIALTLTLAHDTRDHQDNPWYGHYVGLGAQVAPKLLPNSHSFEKVIFDARGYVSAAHRHILAGRLLCQQAFGDVPFYYLPEFGGDTLGRGYMPFRFRDRASVIGQLEYRFPIWSLVSGVVFADFGQFQPSFSRMNLGGFHPSVGFGPSFSFGPNESQIVGVDVGFTPDGWNLVMHSGHVF; from the coding sequence ATGACAGTCTCGATTCTGGCTGTAGTTGCGTTGCTCGGAGCCGCCGGGGATGGGGCTACGTACATTCGTGCCGGGAACGTGTTCGACGGGGAGAGGTTCATCGGCAGTCGGGTGATAGTTGTCGAGGACGGTCGGATAGCGGCGGTCGAGGAAAGCGGGTTCGTTATTCCGGCCGGCGCTGAGACGATAGACGCCACCGACGCTACGGTCATGCCCGGGTTGATTGATGGTCACTGTCACTTCATGGAGCCACCGAAACCATACACTGACAACCTCGAGAGATACGGTCGGGGCAGGCTGGAGGCCGAGGCGATGTCGGCTTTCGCTAGCAGCCGCCGGCACTTGTTGCTGAATGGCGTGACCACGATAGCTGACATGGGTGGTTCACTCTCCGCTTACCAAGGGCTGCGGGCAGCCTTGGACAAGGGGAGAATCACCGGGCCCGAGCTCTATTTCTCCGGGCCGCAGATAACCGCACCCGGTGGCCATCCGGCCGGCACGACATACAGGGGCGAGCATGATCTGATTGACTTGGCAACGTTCCAGACGAACGACACAGCGGCAGTGCGCAAGAAGGTCGCGGCAATGGCAAGCGAGGGTGTGGACTTCATCGCGATTGTCTATGATGGGGAGGGCGAAAAAGGGGACAGTCCCTCGGAGCAGCTCACCGAGTTCGCTGCGGTACAGTCCCCATTTTCGGTGCGGAGGGTTCCGCGGTTGAAGCTGGAGGTCGCGCGCGCAGCGATTGCCGAAGCGCACCGGCACGCGCTCAGGGTGTTTGCCCGGGTGGGTTCGCAATCGGAAGCGCTTGACATGGTCAACGCCGGAGCGGATGGCATCGAGCAGGGATTCGAGACTGTGACCGAGAGTCTGTTTGTGGCGATGGCCGCGCGCGGCGTCTACTTGACTCCGGCTTTCTGGGCCGGGTTCAGGCGCACGCCGTCAGAGGGCGTACACATGCAGTATGCCATCAGGCATGCGTCGAAGGCGGGCGTGCCGCTCTGCATCGGCACCGACTTCCCGGAATCACACGAGACCCACTGCGGCGATGACGTTCTTGCTGAGATGCGGATATTCGAGATCGTCGGGGTTCCGCGCCCGGTGGTCATTACTGCCGCGACGGCCGTCAATGCGAGGAAGCTTGGCCGAGAGAATGAGCTGGGTCGAGTTGCGCCCGGGTATCGTGCCAACCTCGTCTTCATGCGCGGTTCGGTTGACACGGGAGAGCTGAGCGCGAACCGAATCGAGCGAGTGATGCTGCACGGCCAGACTGTGGTGCAGAACGGGCGGGTGTGCGCAGACTGCGAGAGCCGGTTCCGCGAGAACTCGCTTTCGTACCTGGGTTATCCCTACTGGGACCCGCTGCTGTCGTGGATGGCCGGCGGGACCGCGACCGACTACGATTTCCTCCGAACCGGCATCACTGCCGAGGCCGACTTCATGTACAGCATCCGCAATATGTGGTTCGCGAACACGGTGCTCGACCTGCCCAGCCCCATTCCGCGCACGGCGCTGCGCGCCGGCATGCACTTTGACGACGAGAACCGGCTGTTCTACGGCCTCGGCAACGACACGCGACTGGACGAGACGACTGAGTACTCGAATTTCATCTTCAGAGAGTGGGCCAGCAGCAGGATGCGGATTTCCGGACCGTGGAAGGCACTGAGCTACCTTGTATTCGACCAGACGGCGGTCCGCCCCTATCCCGGAACCGACATCGGAGCCACGAAGACACGAAATGACACGAAACTGATTGGTGATGACGGTCAGCACACCGTCACATTGCCGGGAGCAGGCCAGGTCTTGCCCGACACGTTGGCCGGACACAACGGGGGAAACGAGATTGCATTGACGCTGACCCTGGCCCACGATACTCGGGACCATCAGGACAATCCGTGGTACGGCCACTATGTCGGTCTCGGCGCGCAGGTTGCGCCCAAGCTGCTGCCGAACAGCCACAGTTTCGAGAAGGTTATCTTCGACGCGAGGGGATATGTGTCAGCCGCGCACAGGCACATCCTGGCGGGCAGGCTGCTGTGCCAGCAGGCGTTCGGGGACGTGCCATTCTACTACCTGCCCGAGTTCGGCGGGGACACGCTGGGACGCGGCTACATGCCTTTCCGGTTCCGCGACCGGGCATCGGTCATCGGGCAACTGGAATACCGGTTTCCGATATGGTCACTTGTGAGCGGCGTGGTCTTTGCTGACTTCGGCCAGTTTCAGCCTTCATTCAGCCGGATGAACTTGGGCGGCTTCCATCCATCGGTTGGGTTCGGGCCGAGTTTCAGCTTCGGACCAAACGAGAGCCAGATTGTGGGCGTAGATGTCGGGTTCACGCCTGACGGTTGGAACCTGGTCATGCACAGCGGCCACGTGTTCTAG
- a CDS encoding metallopeptidase TldD-related protein has product MERLLEIARKNADAATVFGTSDTSDGVEFENGRLKAADTSLSSGTALTLVKEGKQGLAYTRNLIDREGLVRDALAALAGGVEAPGELPKPVKLPKLATAQEAAGGNAALAEECRRMTEWLSGRVKGQVNVMAAHSTRDLRVMTSSGVDASTHQTSYFAMAGVLYPGSYSGVRRVLSAKAPVPFAEEDLRFIADIYNASEKEAKGVSGRTRVLFLPNAVFALAWRLLTATNARFVYEKVSPLAGRIGEQVLSDRLTLKDEPLNDSLPGARSLDDEGTPCRDLALFEHGVLKSFYNDRFYAHKTGAAPTGHGYRGGITSPPSPSLEHATISPGEHSLAQMVKLLGRGVIASDVMGAHSGNRLHGDYSVGLAPGLWVEDGKIVGVVKDSMVSGNVYEDMKNVVAVEDTVHDAPMGRFPALLLDNISFTTRG; this is encoded by the coding sequence ATGGAACGACTGCTGGAAATCGCCCGCAAGAATGCCGATGCCGCGACCGTGTTCGGCACGAGCGACACAAGTGACGGGGTGGAGTTCGAGAACGGCCGGCTCAAGGCCGCGGACACCAGTCTCAGTTCCGGCACGGCGCTGACCCTGGTCAAGGAAGGGAAGCAAGGGCTCGCATACACTCGCAACCTGATTGACCGCGAAGGCCTTGTGCGCGACGCCCTGGCCGCACTGGCCGGCGGAGTCGAGGCTCCCGGCGAACTGCCGAAGCCGGTGAAGCTGCCGAAGCTCGCCACGGCGCAGGAGGCTGCCGGCGGCAATGCGGCGCTGGCCGAGGAATGCCGCCGGATGACCGAGTGGCTGTCAGGACGGGTGAAGGGCCAGGTCAACGTGATGGCTGCCCACAGCACCCGCGACCTGCGCGTAATGACGAGCAGCGGCGTGGATGCGTCCACGCATCAGACGAGTTACTTCGCCATGGCCGGTGTCCTGTACCCCGGCTCCTACTCGGGAGTCAGGCGCGTACTCTCTGCCAAGGCACCGGTCCCGTTTGCCGAAGAAGACCTCCGGTTCATTGCCGACATCTACAACGCGTCGGAAAAGGAGGCGAAGGGTGTCTCCGGTAGAACCCGTGTGCTCTTCCTGCCGAACGCCGTCTTCGCGCTGGCCTGGCGCCTGCTCACGGCGACCAACGCCCGCTTCGTGTACGAAAAGGTGTCGCCGCTCGCCGGCCGCATCGGCGAGCAGGTGCTCAGCGACAGGCTGACACTCAAGGACGAGCCCTTGAACGACAGCCTGCCCGGCGCGCGCTCACTCGACGACGAAGGCACGCCCTGTCGCGACCTGGCACTGTTCGAGCATGGTGTGCTGAAGAGCTTCTACAATGACCGGTTCTACGCACATAAGACGGGCGCGGCGCCGACCGGGCACGGATATCGTGGCGGAATCACTTCGCCGCCGTCGCCGTCGCTCGAGCACGCCACGATTTCCCCCGGCGAGCACTCGCTCGCGCAGATGGTGAAGCTCCTCGGTCGTGGGGTCATCGCATCCGACGTGATGGGAGCGCACTCCGGCAACCGTCTCCACGGCGACTACTCGGTCGGGCTTGCACCCGGGCTCTGGGTCGAGGACGGTAAGATTGTCGGCGTGGTCAAGGACTCGATGGTTTCAGGTAACGTCTACGAAGACATGAAGAATGTCGTCGCGGTCGAGGACACCGTCCACGACGCGCCGATGGGTCGGTTCCCGGCCCTGTTGCTCGACAACATCAGCTTCACGACCCGCGGCTAG